The Fusobacterium sp. JB019 genome has a segment encoding these proteins:
- a CDS encoding galactokinase: MDIKNLMLVKFQELFGNLENKEFYFTPGRVNLIGEHIDYNGGFVFPCALSFGTYAICRKREDQNFNLFSINFPEDNIINFNINELIKTDVWGDYCKGVIKVIKDNNFNIPFGLDIVFYGNIPNGAGLSSSASLEVLMGTILNTTFNLNIPMVDIVKYSQKAENEFIGVSCGIMDQFAVGMGKKDHAILLNCDTLDYEYAPISLENASIVIMNTNKRRGLADSKYNERRNSCEEALKDLQNSNVNINNLCDLSLKEFEEVKHFIKSEEALLRATHAVSENERVLNSIKALKKNDIETFGKLMNESHISLRDNYEVTGFELDSIVKFAWKEPGTIGARMTGAGFGGCAVSIVKNDSIDEFIKNVGKKYKEETGLAADFYIANIGDGSKKLGDL, from the coding sequence ATGGATATTAAAAATCTAATGCTTGTTAAATTCCAAGAATTATTTGGAAATTTAGAAAATAAAGAGTTTTATTTTACTCCTGGAAGAGTTAATTTAATTGGAGAACATATTGATTATAACGGGGGATTTGTTTTTCCTTGTGCTTTAAGTTTTGGTACTTATGCTATTTGTAGAAAAAGAGAAGACCAAAACTTTAATTTATTTTCTATTAACTTTCCTGAGGATAACATAATTAATTTTAATATTAATGAATTAATAAAGACTGATGTGTGGGGTGATTATTGTAAAGGAGTAATCAAAGTAATAAAAGACAATAATTTTAATATCCCTTTTGGTTTAGATATCGTCTTTTATGGAAATATTCCAAATGGTGCTGGTTTATCTTCTTCAGCTTCCTTAGAAGTTTTAATGGGAACTATTTTAAATACAACTTTTAATTTAAATATTCCTATGGTTGATATTGTTAAATATTCTCAAAAAGCTGAAAATGAATTTATAGGAGTTAGTTGTGGAATTATGGATCAATTTGCTGTGGGAATGGGAAAAAAAGATCATGCTATTTTACTTAATTGTGATACTTTAGACTATGAATATGCTCCTATTTCTCTTGAAAATGCTTCAATTGTCATTATGAATACTAATAAAAGAAGAGGTCTTGCAGATTCTAAATACAATGAAAGAAGAAATTCATGTGAAGAAGCTTTAAAAGATTTACAAAATTCTAATGTTAATATTAATAATTTATGTGATCTTTCATTAAAAGAATTTGAAGAAGTTAAGCATTTTATAAAATCTGAAGAAGCATTACTTAGAGCTACCCACGCTGTTAGTGAAAATGAAAGAGTTTTAAATAGTATTAAAGCACTTAAAAAAAATGATATTGAAACTTTTGGAAAATTGATGAATGAATCTCATATTTCCCTTAGAGATAATTATGAAGTTACTGGATTTGAACTTGATTCTATTGTAAAATTTGCTTGGAAAGAACCTGGAACAATTGGTGCTAGAATGACTGGAGCTGGATTTGGTGGATGTGCTGTAAGTATAGTTAAAAATGATTCTATAGATGAATTTATTAAAAATGTTGGAAAAAAATATAAAGAAGAAACAGGACTTGCTGCTGATTTTTATATTGCAAATATTGGGGATGGCTCTAAAAAGCTAGGTGATTTATAG
- a CDS encoding ROK family protein, protein MKESVREYEILKVIKERMSISRMELAKLFNLTPARISKLINNLLEEEIVVEKEEGRSTGGRRPMLLSINEDKFKNILGINITANDRIFLSISKINGDFIKKIKIDLLEKNKKDMLNFLDKLIRKNLEKNENIGVIVLVVTGPVDEEFSKILMSPHYEWETNNIVRYLERKYDLPIILENDVRAMAYTEKQIGSCKEVENFVMLNLCQGIGTSSFIDNKMYRGFHSMAGEIGHIVINTNSIRKCSCGKRGCLEAEASDKAILKRLESEIKVGKYSILKEILQKKGKLEIKDVLYGIKKRDFLVIKAITEAVEYIAQGLNIIISIVDPEKIVLAGELFKSEFVMENIRFYLNKISLDIQKCEIESTKLGEDLMYYSAISVVRENLFENLKFTEKYI, encoded by the coding sequence ATGAAAGAGAGCGTAAGAGAGTACGAAATATTAAAAGTAATAAAAGAGAGAATGAGTATTTCTAGAATGGAATTAGCGAAGCTATTTAATCTTACTCCAGCAAGAATTTCTAAATTAATCAATAATTTATTGGAAGAAGAGATAGTTGTAGAAAAGGAAGAGGGAAGATCCACAGGTGGAAGACGCCCAATGCTTTTATCTATAAATGAAGATAAATTTAAAAATATTTTAGGAATAAATATCACAGCTAATGACAGAATATTTTTATCCATAAGTAAGATAAATGGGGACTTTATTAAAAAAATTAAAATAGATCTTTTAGAGAAAAACAAAAAAGATATGTTGAATTTTTTAGATAAGTTAATTAGAAAAAATTTAGAAAAAAATGAAAATATCGGAGTCATTGTTCTTGTTGTAACAGGTCCAGTAGATGAAGAATTTTCTAAAATTCTAATGTCTCCTCACTATGAGTGGGAAACTAATAATATTGTAAGGTATCTAGAAAGAAAATATGATTTACCCATCATTTTAGAAAATGATGTAAGAGCAATGGCTTATACAGAAAAACAAATAGGTTCTTGCAAGGAAGTTGAAAATTTTGTAATGTTAAATTTATGTCAAGGGATAGGGACTTCATCTTTTATAGATAATAAAATGTATAGAGGTTTTCATTCTATGGCAGGAGAAATAGGACACATAGTAATTAATACAAATAGTATTAGAAAATGTTCTTGTGGAAAAAGAGGATGTTTAGAGGCAGAAGCTTCAGATAAGGCTATATTAAAAAGATTAGAGTCTGAAATAAAAGTTGGGAAATATAGTATTTTAAAAGAGATATTGCAAAAAAAAGGAAAGTTAGAGATAAAAGATGTTTTATATGGAATCAAGAAGAGAGATTTTCTAGTTATAAAAGCTATTACAGAGGCTGTTGAATATATTGCTCAAGGATTAAATATTATTATTTCAATAGTGGATCCTGAAAAGATAGTTTTGGCAGGAGAGCTTTTTAAAAGTGAATTTGTAATGGAGAATATAAGGTTTTATTTAAATAAAATATCTTTAGATATTCAAAAATGTGAAATAGAAAGCACTAAATTAGGAGAAGATCTAATGTATTACTCAGCTATATCTGTAGTTAGAGAAAATTTGTTTGAGAATTTAAAATTTACAGAAAAATACATATAA
- a CDS encoding aldose epimerase family protein, with product MGGIEKKYFGKLKTGEEVYSYILKNKELEVEVLDYGGIIRRILTKDREGKAENIVLNFKTLEEYENNPDYHLGGIVGRNAGRIKDGKLKIKNEIYQLQLNNEGNNLHGYPDYFVTKLWKESRIIQEDQLKLILSRKSPHMESNFPGNIDLRVIYTLKENKLIIEYIGIPDRETYMNLTNHTYFNLSGDVKEDIGNQKIQLFCDKYIQVDESTLPKNISNVDLSVFDLRKETVLNEILKSDNEQIKIVNNGLDHPFIFSKKMKIDGKILHEKSGRTMEVKTNQPVVVVYTGNYLDEIFEKNHLGVCLEMQDYPDVLQFLSGNAKLYSEKNKYYNKSEYTFYSF from the coding sequence ATGGGAGGTATAGAAAAAAAGTATTTTGGAAAATTAAAAACAGGGGAAGAAGTATATTCTTATATTCTTAAAAATAAAGAATTAGAAGTAGAAGTTTTGGATTATGGAGGGATTATTCGGCGGATTTTAACAAAGGATAGAGAAGGGAAAGCTGAAAATATAGTCTTAAATTTTAAAACTTTAGAAGAATATGAAAATAATCCAGATTATCATTTAGGTGGAATAGTTGGAAGAAATGCAGGAAGAATAAAAGATGGAAAGCTCAAAATTAAAAATGAAATATACCAGCTTCAATTAAATAATGAGGGGAATAATTTACATGGTTATCCAGATTATTTTGTAACTAAATTATGGAAAGAGTCAAGAATTATACAAGAGGATCAACTGAAATTGATTCTTAGTAGAAAATCTCCTCATATGGAATCTAATTTTCCAGGAAATATAGATTTGAGAGTTATTTATACTTTGAAAGAAAATAAGCTAATAATAGAATATATAGGTATTCCAGATAGAGAAACCTATATGAACTTAACAAATCACACTTATTTTAATTTAAGTGGAGATGTTAAGGAGGACATTGGAAATCAAAAAATACAACTATTTTGTGATAAATATATACAAGTTGACGAATCAACTTTACCAAAAAATATTTCAAATGTAGATTTGAGCGTATTTGATTTAAGAAAAGAAACGGTGTTAAATGAAATATTAAAATCAGATAATGAACAAATAAAAATAGTTAATAACGGACTAGATCATCCCTTTATTTTTTCTAAAAAAATGAAAATAGATGGGAAGATTTTACATGAGAAAAGTGGAAGAACTATGGAGGTTAAAACAAATCAACCTGTTGTGGTTGTTTATACTGGAAATTATCTAGATGAAATATTTGAGAAAAATCATTTGGGAGTTTGTTTGGAAATGCAAGATTATCCAGATGTATTGCAATTTTTAAGTGGAAATGCAAAATTATATTCTGAAAAAAACAAATATTACAATAAAAGTGAATATACTTTTTATAGTTTTTGA
- the mglB gene encoding galactose/glucose ABC transporter substrate-binding protein MglB, with product MKKAGLLLGSVILAAGLVGCGGDKKADEPQKLRVGFTAYKYDDNFIALFRKVVESEASKVADKVELQMNDSQNSQTTQNDQIDVMLSKGVDSLAINLVDPAAGQTVANKIKEAGIPVVFYNKRPKDSVIQSYDKAYYVGIDPNAQGIAQGELVGKYWKAHPELDLNNDGVIQYVMLKGEPGHPDAEARTKYSIIALHDMGIETEQLHLDTAMWDTAMAKDKMDAWLSGPNGDNIEVIICNNDGMALGAIESQKAFGKTLPVFGVDALPEALVKIKKGEMAGTVLNDADGQGKGTFDIAVNLAAGKEATEGTDLVLENRVLLVPSIGIDADNVDQY from the coding sequence ATGAAAAAGGCGGGATTATTATTAGGATCAGTAATATTAGCAGCAGGTTTAGTAGGATGTGGAGGAGATAAAAAAGCAGATGAGCCACAAAAACTAAGAGTAGGTTTTACAGCATATAAATATGACGATAACTTTATAGCATTATTTAGAAAAGTAGTTGAAAGTGAAGCATCTAAAGTTGCAGATAAAGTTGAATTACAAATGAATGATTCTCAAAATAGTCAAACTACACAAAATGATCAAATAGATGTTATGTTATCTAAGGGAGTAGATTCTTTAGCTATAAACTTAGTTGACCCAGCAGCAGGACAAACAGTAGCAAACAAAATAAAAGAAGCTGGAATACCAGTAGTATTTTATAATAAAAGACCAAAAGATTCAGTTATTCAATCTTATGACAAAGCTTATTATGTTGGAATAGATCCTAATGCACAAGGAATTGCTCAAGGTGAATTAGTTGGGAAATATTGGAAAGCTCATCCTGAATTAGATTTAAATAATGATGGAGTTATCCAATATGTAATGTTAAAAGGAGAACCAGGACATCCAGATGCAGAAGCAAGAACAAAATATTCAATAATTGCATTACATGATATGGGAATTGAAACTGAGCAGTTACATTTAGATACAGCTATGTGGGATACAGCAATGGCAAAAGATAAAATGGATGCATGGTTATCAGGACCAAATGGAGATAATATAGAAGTTATTATTTGTAACAATGATGGAATGGCATTAGGTGCTATTGAATCACAAAAAGCATTCGGAAAAACATTACCAGTATTTGGTGTAGATGCTCTTCCTGAAGCTCTTGTAAAAATCAAAAAAGGTGAAATGGCTGGAACAGTTCTTAATGATGCTGATGGTCAAGGTAAAGGAACATTTGATATAGCTGTTAACTTAGCAGCAGGAAAAGAAGCAACTGAAGGAACAGATTTAGTATTAGAAAATAGAGTATTATTAGTTCCAAGTATCGGAATTGACGCAGATAATGTAGATCAATATTAA
- the mglA gene encoding galactose/methyl galactoside ABC transporter ATP-binding protein MglA, whose amino-acid sequence MENKEYLLEMNKISKSFPGVKALDEVSLKVRPHSVHALMGENGAGKSTLMKCLFGIYRKDGGTIQFDGKEINFTSTREALDNGVSMVHQELNQVIQTNVLDNIWLGRFPTKGLFVDEKAMYDKTIEIFKNLEINLNPRMKVKDLSVSQRQMIEIAKAVSYDSKIIVMDEPTSSLTENEVEHLFKIIRRLRENGCGIIYISHKMEEIKAISDDITIMRDGKWIATEKVDDLTTDEIINLMVGRDLTDRFPPKDNKPGEVILEVEDLTAKYQPSIKEISFQLHKGEILGVAGLVGAKRTDIVETIFGIREKEKGKIKLFGKEINNKSPKKAVKNGFALVTEERRATGIFSMLDIKENTVLANIDSYVKKDQLLDNEKMRDDTQWGIDSMRTKTPTQRTRIGSLSGGNQQKVILSRWLLTEPDVLMLDEPTRGIDVGAKYEIYQLMIELAKKGKGIIMVSSEMSELLGVSDRILVMSNGKVAGIVNAKETTQEELLSLSAKYL is encoded by the coding sequence ATGGAAAATAAAGAATATTTATTAGAAATGAATAAAATTTCTAAATCATTTCCAGGAGTAAAGGCCTTAGATGAAGTTTCATTGAAAGTTAGACCACACAGTGTTCATGCTCTTATGGGAGAAAATGGAGCTGGAAAATCTACACTTATGAAATGTTTATTTGGGATTTATAGGAAAGATGGAGGAACTATTCAGTTTGATGGAAAAGAAATTAATTTTACATCAACTAGGGAAGCATTGGATAATGGAGTTTCAATGGTTCATCAAGAATTAAATCAAGTTATTCAAACAAATGTATTAGATAATATTTGGTTAGGAAGATTTCCAACTAAAGGATTATTTGTTGATGAAAAAGCAATGTATGATAAGACTATTGAAATTTTTAAAAATTTAGAAATAAATTTAAATCCAAGAATGAAAGTTAAAGATTTATCAGTATCTCAAAGACAAATGATAGAGATAGCAAAGGCAGTTTCATATGATTCTAAAATAATAGTTATGGATGAGCCTACTTCTTCTTTAACAGAAAATGAAGTAGAACATTTATTTAAAATTATAAGAAGACTTAGAGAAAATGGTTGTGGAATAATTTATATTTCTCATAAAATGGAAGAAATAAAAGCTATATCTGATGACATTACAATAATGAGAGATGGAAAATGGATAGCAACAGAAAAAGTAGATGATTTAACTACAGATGAAATAATAAATCTTATGGTTGGAAGAGACTTAACAGATCGTTTCCCTCCAAAGGACAATAAACCAGGAGAAGTGATATTAGAAGTAGAAGATTTAACAGCAAAGTATCAACCTTCAATAAAAGAAATTAGTTTTCAATTACATAAAGGAGAAATTTTAGGTGTTGCAGGACTAGTTGGAGCTAAAAGAACAGATATAGTTGAGACAATATTTGGGATTAGAGAAAAAGAGAAGGGGAAAATAAAATTATTTGGAAAAGAAATAAATAATAAATCTCCTAAAAAAGCTGTAAAAAATGGTTTTGCTTTAGTTACAGAGGAACGTAGAGCAACAGGGATATTTTCAATGCTAGACATTAAAGAAAATACAGTTTTAGCAAATATTGATAGTTATGTAAAAAAAGATCAATTATTAGATAATGAAAAAATGAGAGATGATACTCAGTGGGGAATTGATAGTATGAGAACTAAGACTCCAACTCAGCGTACTCGTATTGGAAGTCTTTCAGGAGGAAATCAACAAAAAGTAATACTTTCAAGATGGCTTTTAACAGAACCTGATGTTCTTATGTTAGATGAGCCTACTAGAGGAATTGATGTAGGAGCTAAATATGAAATTTATCAGCTTATGATAGAACTTGCCAAAAAAGGTAAAGGAATTATAATGGTTTCATCAGAGATGTCAGAACTTTTAGGAGTTAGTGACAGAATACTTGTAATGAGTAATGGAAAAGTTGCAGGAATTGTTAATGCAAAAGAAACTACTCAAGAGGAATTGTTAAGCCTTTCAGCGAAATATTTATAA
- the mglC gene encoding galactose/methyl galactoside ABC transporter permease MglC, translating to MDLRLQKKKDGKIDIKNLFIRSGLYLVLFIMLVMIVVKEPTFLSVRNFKNILTQSSVRAIIALGVGGIIVTQGTDLSAGRQVGLAAVISASLLQAADNINKVYPDMGQIPLFLVVLIVMAIGAVIGAFNGAITVCLNIHPFIVTMGSMTIVYGINSLYYDFAGASPISGFSENYSYFAQGSFNLFGFKLPFLIIYATIAMVIMWVLWNKTKFGKNVFAAGGNPEAARVSGVNVVLTMILIYALSGMYYAFGGFLEAGRIGSATNNLGFMYEMDAIAACVIGGVSFYGGVGRISGVMVGVIILTVLNYGLTYVGVSPYWQYIIKGAIIIAAVAFDAMKYAKKN from the coding sequence ATGGATTTAAGATTGCAGAAGAAAAAAGACGGGAAAATAGATATAAAGAATCTATTTATAAGAAGTGGATTATATTTAGTTTTATTTATAATGTTAGTTATGATAGTAGTTAAAGAACCAACATTTTTAAGTGTTAGAAACTTTAAAAATATATTAACACAGTCTTCAGTAAGAGCTATTATAGCTCTTGGAGTTGGTGGAATTATAGTTACTCAAGGAACAGACCTTTCAGCAGGAAGACAAGTTGGATTAGCTGCAGTTATTTCAGCTTCTCTTTTACAGGCAGCAGATAATATAAATAAGGTTTATCCAGATATGGGTCAGATACCTTTATTTTTAGTAGTTCTTATAGTTATGGCTATTGGAGCAGTTATAGGAGCTTTTAATGGAGCTATTACAGTTTGTTTGAACATACATCCATTTATAGTTACAATGGGATCTATGACAATTGTTTATGGAATAAATTCTCTTTATTATGATTTTGCAGGAGCTTCTCCAATTTCAGGATTTAGTGAAAACTATTCTTATTTTGCTCAAGGGTCATTTAATTTATTTGGATTTAAATTACCTTTCTTAATAATTTATGCTACTATAGCAATGGTAATTATGTGGGTATTATGGAATAAAACAAAATTTGGTAAAAATGTATTTGCAGCAGGTGGAAATCCAGAAGCAGCGAGAGTTTCAGGAGTTAACGTTGTACTTACAATGATATTAATTTATGCATTATCAGGAATGTACTATGCTTTTGGTGGTTTCTTAGAAGCTGGACGTATTGGTTCTGCAACTAATAACTTAGGATTTATGTATGAAATGGATGCAATCGCTGCCTGTGTTATAGGAGGAGTATCTTTCTATGGTGGTGTTGGTAGAATTTCAGGAGTAATGGTAGGAGTTATAATATTAACAGTTTTAAACTATGGTCTAACTTATGTTGGAGTAAGTCCTTACTGGCAATATATTATTAAAGGTGCAATTATTATAGCAGCAGTAGCATTTGATGCAATGAAATATGCTAAGAAAAATTAA
- a CDS encoding rubredoxin encodes MKKWECEPCGYIYDPAIGDEDAGIAPGTPFEKLPDDWVCPICGVGKEDFKELD; translated from the coding sequence ATGAAAAAATGGGAATGTGAACCATGTGGTTATATTTACGATCCAGCAATTGGGGATGAAGATGCAGGAATTGCTCCAGGAACACCTTTTGAAAAATTACCTGATGATTGGGTTTGTCCAATTTGTGGAGTAGGTAAAGAAGATTTTAAAGAATTAGATTAA
- a CDS encoding AEC family transporter — protein MITNLLLSLNVVFPIFFMMSVGYLIRKLNMVDEHSLTIMNKLVFRVFMSILLFVNVSKMDVEALIDIKNLTLILLVWGVIISTTIFYFLLYRKTVSDISKVPVMIQGSYRANLILFGIPMATSLYGVNGAGIISIAITGIIPLFNILAILILEGYANKNASKKKLFIAILKNPLIIACFLGIIFVVLGIKIPNLILSPLVSMGKVATPLAFIILGATLRFSSLIKNLKFIFVTTFMKLIFLPFIAIVIGIKMGFVNEHLLAILGATGAPISISSFIMVKEIGGDENLAAELIVSSSVIAILTLFIWIFSLKTLGFL, from the coding sequence ATGATTACAAATTTACTGCTGTCGTTGAATGTTGTTTTTCCTATTTTCTTTATGATGAGTGTGGGGTATTTAATTAGGAAATTAAATATGGTTGATGAACACTCTTTAACAATCATGAATAAACTAGTATTTAGAGTTTTTATGTCAATTCTTCTGTTTGTAAATGTTTCTAAAATGGATGTGGAAGCTTTAATTGATATTAAAAATTTAACTCTTATACTTCTTGTATGGGGAGTTATCATCTCAACCACTATATTTTATTTCTTATTATATAGAAAAACAGTTTCTGATATTAGCAAAGTCCCTGTAATGATACAAGGATCTTATAGAGCTAACTTAATTCTATTTGGAATACCTATGGCTACTTCCCTTTATGGAGTAAATGGAGCTGGAATTATATCCATTGCAATAACTGGTATTATTCCTTTATTTAATATCTTAGCTATATTAATCCTAGAAGGATATGCTAATAAAAATGCTAGTAAAAAGAAATTATTTATCGCTATATTAAAAAATCCATTGATTATAGCTTGCTTTTTAGGAATAATTTTCGTTGTTTTAGGAATAAAAATTCCTAATTTAATATTAAGTCCTCTTGTTAGTATGGGTAAAGTTGCTACACCTCTTGCTTTTATTATTCTAGGAGCTACTTTAAGATTTTCAAGTCTTATTAAAAATTTAAAGTTTATTTTCGTAACAACTTTTATGAAATTAATATTTTTACCTTTTATAGCAATTGTAATAGGTATAAAAATGGGGTTTGTAAATGAACATTTACTTGCTATATTAGGAGCCACTGGAGCCCCAATATCTATTTCTTCATTTATTATGGTTAAAGAAATAGGAGGAGATGAAAACTTAGCAGCTGAATTAATTGTTTCTTCTTCAGTTATTGCTATATTAACATTGTTTATTTGGATTTTCTCATTAAAAACTCTTGGATTTTTATAA
- a CDS encoding NCS2 family permease produces MEKFFRLSENKTTVRQEVIAGATTFLTMAYIVFVNPAILSATSMDQGALITATCLSAIVGTGLCGLWVNAPFAMAPGMGLNAFFAFTLVLGQGATWQEALGVVFLSGIIFVILTITGVRKSLIKSIPLELRLAVGAGIGLFIAFLGMQTMGLIVDNPATLVGLGHFDTKLALSVIGLIIMILLEVRNIKGGILLGILITTALGIFAGEISLPETLVSMPPSIAPIAFKLDILGALKPSLIASIFSFLFVDLFDSLGTILACANEAGLIDEDGNVDKIDKVLEADAAATIVGSLIGTSTVTTFVESASGIAAGGRTGLTSVVTAILFFITLFFSPVIGAVPGYATAPALVIVGVFMFKNLLDIDLKNLQTAIPCFLTIIMMPLTYSISLGLAFGFVSYVLIKIFVGKAKEVPFILWIVAFFSFLEVTGLTQKLMSVFMK; encoded by the coding sequence ATGGAAAAATTTTTTAGACTGTCTGAGAACAAGACAACAGTAAGACAAGAGGTTATCGCAGGAGCTACTACATTCTTAACTATGGCTTACATCGTTTTCGTTAACCCTGCTATTTTATCAGCTACTAGTATGGATCAAGGAGCTCTTATCACTGCTACTTGTTTATCTGCAATTGTAGGTACTGGACTTTGTGGACTTTGGGTTAATGCACCATTTGCAATGGCACCTGGAATGGGACTTAATGCCTTCTTCGCTTTCACTTTAGTATTAGGACAAGGAGCTACTTGGCAAGAGGCTTTAGGAGTTGTATTCCTTTCTGGTATTATATTTGTAATCTTAACTATAACAGGAGTAAGAAAATCTCTTATTAAATCAATTCCTTTAGAATTAAGACTTGCTGTTGGAGCTGGAATAGGTTTATTCATTGCCTTTCTTGGAATGCAAACAATGGGACTTATTGTTGACAATCCTGCTACATTAGTTGGACTTGGACATTTTGATACTAAACTTGCTTTATCAGTAATTGGTCTTATTATTATGATATTATTAGAAGTTAGAAATATCAAAGGTGGAATTTTACTTGGAATTTTAATAACTACTGCTCTTGGAATTTTCGCTGGAGAAATATCTTTACCTGAAACTTTAGTTTCAATGCCTCCAAGCATTGCACCAATTGCATTTAAATTAGATATTTTAGGAGCTTTAAAACCTTCTTTAATTGCTTCTATATTCTCTTTCTTATTCGTTGACTTATTCGATTCCCTTGGAACTATATTAGCTTGTGCTAATGAAGCTGGTCTTATAGATGAAGATGGAAATGTTGATAAAATCGATAAAGTTTTAGAAGCTGACGCTGCTGCTACAATAGTTGGTTCTTTAATTGGTACTTCTACTGTAACTACTTTCGTTGAATCTGCTTCAGGAATTGCTGCAGGTGGAAGAACAGGATTAACTTCTGTTGTTACTGCAATTTTATTCTTTATAACTTTATTCTTCTCTCCAGTTATAGGAGCTGTTCCTGGATATGCAACTGCACCAGCCCTTGTAATTGTTGGAGTATTCATGTTTAAAAATCTTTTAGACATTGATTTAAAAAATTTACAAACTGCAATTCCTTGTTTCTTAACAATTATAATGATGCCTTTAACTTATAGTATCTCTTTAGGATTAGCATTTGGATTTGTATCTTATGTTTTAATCAAAATCTTTGTAGGAAAAGCTAAAGAAGTTCCATTCATACTTTGGATTGTTGCTTTCTTCTCTTTCTTAGAAGTTACTGGTCTTACTCAAAAATTAATGTCAGTATTTATGAAATAA